One window of the Oncorhynchus mykiss isolate Arlee chromosome 5, USDA_OmykA_1.1, whole genome shotgun sequence genome contains the following:
- the LOC110523742 gene encoding BTB/POZ domain-containing adapter for CUL3-mediated RhoA degradation protein 3 isoform X1, whose product MEEMSGISAVSSALPAATTRTTSFKGSCPSSKYVKLNVGGVLYYTTMQTLTKQDTMLKAMFSGRMEVLTDSEGWILIDRCGKHFGTILNYLRDGAVPLPEIRREVEELLAEAKYYLVQGLADECHAALENKDMYEPFCKVPLVTSSKEEQRLISTSKPTVKLLYNRSNNKYSYTSNSDDNMLKNIELFDKLSLRFNGRVLFIKDVIGDEICCWSFYGQGRKIAEVCCTSIVYATEKKQTKVCSFPQHDHRKGRWSSQRLVSMRRPLTSCFMSLRMGVVQTTLYWRLQEALQADPIISTRTRNGNASRGCAASTSNVPMTAPTTTSNYTSQPALSGSADLTSDHYLSLRSHYRYTHR is encoded by the exons atg GAAGAGATGTCAGGAATAAGTGCGGTGAGCTCGGCGTTGCCAGCGGCTACAACCCGTACCACCTCCTTCAAGGGCTCCTGCCCCAGCTCGAAGTATGTGAAGCTGAATGTGGGCGGGGTGCTCTACTACACCACCATGCAGACCCTTACCAAGCAGGACACCATGCTCAAGGCCATGTTCAGTGGCAGGATGGAGGTCCTCACAGACAGTGAAG GCTGGATCCTTATTGACAGGTGTGGGAAGCACTTTGGGACCATTCTGAACTACCTGCGTGATGGTGCTGTACCTCTGCCTGAGATCCGGAGAGAGGTCGAAGAGCTCCTGGCAGAGGCCAAGTACTACCTGGTGCAGGGGCTAGCTGATGAGTGCCACGCTGCCTTGGAG AACAAAGATATGTATGAGCCCTTCTGTAAAGTGCCTTTGGTCACATCCTCAAAGGAAGAACAGAGACTCATCTCTACCTCCAag CCCACAGTCAAGCTGTTATACAACAGGAGCAACAACAAGTACTCTTACACCAG CAACTCCGATGACAACATGCTGAAGAACATTGAGCTGTTTGACAAGCTCTCTCTGCGGTTCAACGGCCGTGTGCTCTTCATCAAGGACGTGATCGGGGATGAGATCTGCTGCTGGTCGTTCTATGGGCAGGGCCGTAAGATCGCTGAGGTGTGCTGCACCTCCATAGTCTACGCCACAGAGAAGAAACAAACCAAGGTATGCAGTTTCCCACAGCACGACCACAGAAAAGGAAG GTGGAGTTCCCAGAGGCTCGTATCTATGAGGAGACCCTTAACATCCTGCTTTATGAGTCTCAGGATGGGCGTGGTCCAGACAACGCTCTACTGGAGGCTACAGGAGGCGCTGCAGGCCGATCCCATCATCTCGACGAGGACGAGGAACGGGAACGCATCGAGAGGGTGCGCCGCATCCACATCAAACGTCCCGATGACCGCACCCACCACCACCAGTAACTATACCAGCCAACCAGCATTATCAGGATCCGCAGACCTCACCAGTGACCATTACCTATCACTGAGATCACACTACCGGTATACCCACAGGta a
- the LOC110523742 gene encoding BTB/POZ domain-containing adapter for CUL3-mediated RhoA degradation protein 3 isoform X2, which yields MSGISAVSSALPAATTRTTSFKGSCPSSKYVKLNVGGVLYYTTMQTLTKQDTMLKAMFSGRMEVLTDSEGWILIDRCGKHFGTILNYLRDGAVPLPEIRREVEELLAEAKYYLVQGLADECHAALENKDMYEPFCKVPLVTSSKEEQRLISTSKPTVKLLYNRSNNKYSYTSNSDDNMLKNIELFDKLSLRFNGRVLFIKDVIGDEICCWSFYGQGRKIAEVCCTSIVYATEKKQTKVCSFPQHDHRKGRWSSQRLVSMRRPLTSCFMSLRMGVVQTTLYWRLQEALQADPIISTRTRNGNASRGCAASTSNVPMTAPTTTSNYTSQPALSGSADLTSDHYLSLRSHYRYTHR from the exons ATGTCAGGAATAAGTGCGGTGAGCTCGGCGTTGCCAGCGGCTACAACCCGTACCACCTCCTTCAAGGGCTCCTGCCCCAGCTCGAAGTATGTGAAGCTGAATGTGGGCGGGGTGCTCTACTACACCACCATGCAGACCCTTACCAAGCAGGACACCATGCTCAAGGCCATGTTCAGTGGCAGGATGGAGGTCCTCACAGACAGTGAAG GCTGGATCCTTATTGACAGGTGTGGGAAGCACTTTGGGACCATTCTGAACTACCTGCGTGATGGTGCTGTACCTCTGCCTGAGATCCGGAGAGAGGTCGAAGAGCTCCTGGCAGAGGCCAAGTACTACCTGGTGCAGGGGCTAGCTGATGAGTGCCACGCTGCCTTGGAG AACAAAGATATGTATGAGCCCTTCTGTAAAGTGCCTTTGGTCACATCCTCAAAGGAAGAACAGAGACTCATCTCTACCTCCAag CCCACAGTCAAGCTGTTATACAACAGGAGCAACAACAAGTACTCTTACACCAG CAACTCCGATGACAACATGCTGAAGAACATTGAGCTGTTTGACAAGCTCTCTCTGCGGTTCAACGGCCGTGTGCTCTTCATCAAGGACGTGATCGGGGATGAGATCTGCTGCTGGTCGTTCTATGGGCAGGGCCGTAAGATCGCTGAGGTGTGCTGCACCTCCATAGTCTACGCCACAGAGAAGAAACAAACCAAGGTATGCAGTTTCCCACAGCACGACCACAGAAAAGGAAG GTGGAGTTCCCAGAGGCTCGTATCTATGAGGAGACCCTTAACATCCTGCTTTATGAGTCTCAGGATGGGCGTGGTCCAGACAACGCTCTACTGGAGGCTACAGGAGGCGCTGCAGGCCGATCCCATCATCTCGACGAGGACGAGGAACGGGAACGCATCGAGAGGGTGCGCCGCATCCACATCAAACGTCCCGATGACCGCACCCACCACCACCAGTAACTATACCAGCCAACCAGCATTATCAGGATCCGCAGACCTCACCAGTGACCATTACCTATCACTGAGATCACACTACCGGTATACCCACAGGta a
- the LOC110523742 gene encoding BTB/POZ domain-containing adapter for CUL3-mediated RhoA degradation protein 3 isoform X3 gives MEEMSGISAVSSALPAATTRTTSFKGSCPSSKYVKLNVGGVLYYTTMQTLTKQDTMLKAMFSGRMEVLTDSEGWILIDRCGKHFGTILNYLRDGAVPLPEIRREVEELLAEAKYYLVQGLADECHAALENKDMYEPFCKVPLVTSSKEEQRLISTSKPTVKLLYNRSNNKYSYTSNSDDNMLKNIELFDKLSLRFNGRVLFIKDVIGDEICCWSFYGQGRKIAEVCCTSIVYATEKKQTKVEFPEARIYEETLNILLYESQDGRGPDNALLEATGGAAGRSHHLDEDEERERIERVRRIHIKRPDDRTHHHQ, from the exons atg GAAGAGATGTCAGGAATAAGTGCGGTGAGCTCGGCGTTGCCAGCGGCTACAACCCGTACCACCTCCTTCAAGGGCTCCTGCCCCAGCTCGAAGTATGTGAAGCTGAATGTGGGCGGGGTGCTCTACTACACCACCATGCAGACCCTTACCAAGCAGGACACCATGCTCAAGGCCATGTTCAGTGGCAGGATGGAGGTCCTCACAGACAGTGAAG GCTGGATCCTTATTGACAGGTGTGGGAAGCACTTTGGGACCATTCTGAACTACCTGCGTGATGGTGCTGTACCTCTGCCTGAGATCCGGAGAGAGGTCGAAGAGCTCCTGGCAGAGGCCAAGTACTACCTGGTGCAGGGGCTAGCTGATGAGTGCCACGCTGCCTTGGAG AACAAAGATATGTATGAGCCCTTCTGTAAAGTGCCTTTGGTCACATCCTCAAAGGAAGAACAGAGACTCATCTCTACCTCCAag CCCACAGTCAAGCTGTTATACAACAGGAGCAACAACAAGTACTCTTACACCAG CAACTCCGATGACAACATGCTGAAGAACATTGAGCTGTTTGACAAGCTCTCTCTGCGGTTCAACGGCCGTGTGCTCTTCATCAAGGACGTGATCGGGGATGAGATCTGCTGCTGGTCGTTCTATGGGCAGGGCCGTAAGATCGCTGAGGTGTGCTGCACCTCCATAGTCTACGCCACAGAGAAGAAACAAACCAAG GTGGAGTTCCCAGAGGCTCGTATCTATGAGGAGACCCTTAACATCCTGCTTTATGAGTCTCAGGATGGGCGTGGTCCAGACAACGCTCTACTGGAGGCTACAGGAGGCGCTGCAGGCCGATCCCATCATCTCGACGAGGACGAGGAACGGGAACGCATCGAGAGGGTGCGCCGCATCCACATCAAACGTCCCGATGACCGCACCCACCACCACCAGTAA